A region from the Cystobacter ferrugineus genome encodes:
- a CDS encoding winged helix-turn-helix transcriptional regulator, with protein MDKPIYGQSDEETEGSPHFRPYPANGICTRLGDKWTVQVIWRLSIASGRRLRFSVLKSELDGITQRMLTLTLRNLERDGLVARHYFPEVPPRVEYELTEMGVGMLRALEGLNFWIRNNLSRVEECRRAYDDAER; from the coding sequence TTGGACAAACCGATCTATGGTCAGTCCGATGAGGAGACGGAGGGGAGTCCGCACTTCAGACCGTATCCGGCGAACGGGATCTGCACGCGGCTCGGCGACAAATGGACTGTCCAGGTCATCTGGCGCCTATCGATCGCGAGTGGGCGTCGGCTCCGCTTCTCGGTGCTCAAGAGTGAGCTTGACGGGATCACCCAGCGCATGCTGACGCTTACGCTGCGAAATCTGGAGCGAGATGGCCTTGTGGCACGCCATTACTTTCCCGAAGTGCCGCCGCGAGTCGAATACGAATTGACCGAGATGGGCGTGGGCATGTTGCGCGCCCTCGAAGGCCTCAACTTCTGGATCAGGAACAACTTGTCCCGCGTCGAGGAATGCCGCCGCGCTTACGACGATGCTGAGCGATAA
- a CDS encoding ISAzo13 family transposase — protein MRHDSKLEAALRAKYLALEGVLNERARRLWAATESRTIGYGGDAVVASATGLARATIRAGREELKKGEVVIGRQRRPGGGRKALALVQGGWVEALERLVAPTTRGDPMSPLRWTCKSTRILAVELRNQGFIVSHTSVGKKLHELGYSLHALRKSHEGTDHVDRNAQFEHISAMVEDFQARNQPVISVDTKKKELVGNFRNAGREWEPKGQPEEVNVHDFPDDAVGKAIPYGVFDMTRNEAWVSVGRDHDTPAFAVASIRQWWRTMGLPAYPNATELLITADAGGSNGYRTRAWKKELQELADDTGLNIHVCHFPPGTSKWNKIEHRLFCHITQNWRGKPLTSFETVVNLIGRTQTKKGLRVRARLDKKKYPTGIEITKAEMKRLALRKDEFHGDWNYCLEPRRAK, from the coding sequence ATGAGGCACGACTCGAAACTGGAAGCGGCCCTCCGTGCCAAGTATCTCGCTCTTGAAGGCGTCCTGAATGAGAGGGCACGTCGATTGTGGGCAGCGACGGAGTCACGCACGATAGGCTACGGTGGCGACGCGGTGGTTGCGAGCGCGACTGGTTTGGCGCGGGCGACGATCCGAGCAGGCCGCGAGGAGTTGAAGAAAGGCGAAGTAGTCATTGGACGTCAGCGTCGGCCTGGCGGTGGCCGCAAGGCGTTGGCCTTGGTGCAGGGAGGATGGGTCGAGGCACTCGAGCGTCTGGTTGCGCCGACCACGAGAGGGGATCCGATGTCGCCGCTGCGATGGACATGCAAAAGCACGCGGATTCTGGCCGTGGAGTTGCGCAACCAGGGGTTCATCGTCAGTCACACGAGTGTCGGAAAGAAGCTGCACGAGCTGGGCTATAGCCTCCACGCATTGCGCAAGAGCCATGAGGGCACGGACCATGTGGATCGCAACGCGCAATTCGAGCACATCAGCGCGATGGTGGAGGACTTCCAGGCGCGAAACCAACCCGTCATCTCCGTCGATACGAAGAAGAAGGAACTCGTCGGGAACTTCAGGAACGCAGGCCGTGAGTGGGAACCGAAGGGGCAACCGGAAGAGGTCAACGTCCACGACTTTCCCGACGATGCGGTGGGCAAGGCGATCCCCTACGGAGTCTTCGACATGACCCGCAACGAGGCGTGGGTGAGTGTCGGGCGCGATCATGACACACCGGCTTTTGCCGTCGCATCGATTCGCCAATGGTGGAGAACGATGGGTTTGCCAGCCTATCCGAATGCGACGGAACTTCTCATCACGGCAGATGCTGGCGGTAGCAACGGGTATCGCACACGCGCCTGGAAGAAAGAACTACAAGAGCTGGCCGATGACACGGGACTGAATATTCATGTGTGCCACTTCCCGCCAGGAACGAGCAAGTGGAACAAGATCGAACATCGGCTCTTCTGTCACATCACCCAGAACTGGAGGGGCAAGCCACTGACCAGTTTTGAGACAGTCGTCAACCTCATCGGCAGAACGCAAACTAAAAAGGGTCTGCGCGTCAGGGCGCGCTTGGACAAGAAGAAGTATCCGACGGGCATCGAGATCACGAAGGCGGAAATGAAGCGATTGGCGCTGCGCAAGGATGAGTTCCATGGCGACTGGAATTATTGCTTGGAGCCGCGTCGCGCCAAGTGA
- a CDS encoding NmrA/HSCARG family protein, which produces MRDTQRTILVFGATGQQGGAVARALLRAQWAVRALVRDPAAPKSIALREAGVELVRGSFADIDVLRAAMKDAYGVFSVVPSSPSGAVTDEEEVRFGTAIADLASESGIAHLVYSSGASVGEKPTGVARFDTKARIEAHIRELPVTATIVRPVIFMEMLVRPGFGLDKGRFTFFLRPNQSMQLIAVDDIGKFVTAIFADKMRFSGETLKIASDTVTGRELETILTEAAGRPIAYARFPDEVLAANPYLRQLAASLDEGPLADHVDLNVMRELNPEILSFRSWLAGSGRKALDEALGTTGLGL; this is translated from the coding sequence ATGAGGGATACGCAACGGACTATCCTGGTCTTCGGCGCGACCGGCCAACAGGGAGGAGCGGTCGCCAGAGCCCTCCTGCGGGCGCAGTGGGCCGTTCGCGCACTCGTGCGAGATCCCGCGGCACCCAAGTCGATTGCGCTGCGCGAGGCGGGCGTCGAACTCGTGCGGGGATCGTTCGCCGACATCGACGTGCTCCGCGCCGCGATGAAGGATGCCTATGGCGTCTTCAGCGTGGTGCCGAGTTCGCCCAGCGGCGCCGTGACCGATGAGGAGGAAGTTCGTTTCGGGACCGCGATCGCGGACCTGGCCTCCGAGAGCGGCATCGCGCATCTCGTCTATTCCTCGGGAGCCAGCGTCGGGGAGAAGCCGACGGGTGTAGCACGTTTCGACACCAAGGCTCGCATCGAGGCGCACATCCGAGAACTGCCAGTCACCGCGACCATTGTCAGGCCTGTGATATTCATGGAGATGCTCGTAAGACCCGGGTTCGGCCTGGACAAAGGTCGGTTCACATTTTTCCTCAGACCCAACCAGTCGATGCAGCTCATCGCCGTGGACGACATCGGAAAATTCGTCACCGCGATCTTCGCCGACAAGATGCGGTTCAGTGGGGAGACGTTGAAGATCGCGAGCGATACCGTTACAGGCCGCGAATTGGAAACCATCTTGACCGAAGCCGCCGGCCGGCCTATCGCCTATGCGCGCTTTCCCGATGAGGTCCTCGCGGCCAATCCCTATCTCAGACAGTTGGCCGCGAGTCTGGACGAAGGCCCACTTGCGGACCACGTGGATCTGAACGTCATGCGTGAGCTCAATCCGGAGATTCTCTCATTCCGGTCCTGGCTTGCCGGGAGCGGTCGCAAGGCCCTCGACGAAGCCCTTGGGACAACCGGTCTCGGTTTATGA
- a CDS encoding DNA-binding protein gives MNRKTLYESIRRGEVPGVLHLGRSVRLRRSVLLSWTPGNSSPALGKKP, from the coding sequence GTGAACCGGAAAACGCTCTATGAGTCGATCCGGCGCGGCGAGGTGCCGGGAGTTCTCCACCTCGGTCGATCTGTCCGACTTCGCCGGAGCGTTCTGCTATCCTGGACGCCGGGTAACAGCAGTCCCGCGCTTGGAAAAAAGCCATGA
- a CDS encoding tyrosine-type recombinase/integrase, translating to MSVRLRKWKTKEGKVQEAWWVDVKYQHPSGRVERVRKASPINTRRGAEEYERQIRHALLTGSFGKEKQSEAGRIPTVEEFVPRFLTYSENNNKYSSVVSKRQILDQHVIPALGRMPLDSIGLAEIEDFKAAMRKKTSGARARKDAPTKAAIRKRKDIQPALLSLKTINNALTVVRKMLSLAQEHGIITHVPRVKLFKTAKAAFDFLSFDEAERVVAAAAPEWRPVVLVALKTGLRQGELIGLQWGDVDLQRGKLHVRRTIWRGVTGLPKGGRERTVDLPGSALEALKAHRHLRGPYVFCQADGQPHTNGTMKGPLERALREADICREQGRIGWHDLRHTYGSHLAMRGVPLKAIQELMGHATIEMTERYAHLSPEVRASAVQQLDLPVPQLQAAPARSAEGAH from the coding sequence ATGAGCGTCAGACTGCGGAAGTGGAAGACGAAGGAGGGCAAGGTGCAAGAGGCGTGGTGGGTTGACGTGAAGTACCAGCACCCAAGCGGGAGGGTGGAGCGCGTGCGCAAGGCATCGCCCATCAACACCCGTCGCGGCGCTGAAGAGTACGAGCGTCAGATCCGGCACGCACTCCTCACGGGTTCCTTCGGAAAGGAAAAGCAGAGCGAGGCGGGCCGGATTCCTACGGTTGAAGAGTTTGTCCCGCGCTTCCTCACGTACAGCGAGAACAACAACAAATATTCAAGCGTTGTTTCCAAGCGCCAAATCCTCGATCAGCACGTCATTCCGGCTCTTGGTCGTATGCCGTTGGACTCCATCGGTCTGGCTGAGATCGAGGATTTCAAAGCGGCTATGCGCAAGAAGACGTCGGGAGCCCGCGCCCGGAAGGATGCCCCCACGAAGGCAGCCATTCGCAAGCGTAAGGACATCCAGCCCGCGCTTCTGAGCCTCAAGACCATCAACAACGCGCTAACGGTGGTTCGCAAGATGCTGTCGCTCGCACAGGAGCACGGCATCATCACGCACGTTCCGCGCGTTAAGCTCTTCAAGACTGCGAAGGCGGCGTTTGACTTTCTCAGCTTTGATGAAGCCGAGCGGGTTGTCGCCGCTGCGGCCCCTGAATGGCGCCCGGTTGTGCTCGTGGCGCTCAAGACGGGACTGCGGCAAGGCGAGCTGATCGGGCTCCAGTGGGGCGACGTGGACTTGCAGCGCGGCAAGCTGCACGTCCGGCGCACCATCTGGCGCGGCGTGACGGGGCTCCCCAAGGGTGGGCGCGAGCGGACGGTCGATCTCCCGGGCTCGGCCCTGGAAGCGCTCAAGGCACACCGGCATCTGCGCGGCCCCTACGTGTTCTGTCAGGCGGACGGACAGCCGCACACGAACGGCACCATGAAGGGCCCTCTTGAGCGTGCGCTTCGCGAGGCGGACATCTGCCGCGAGCAGGGGCGCATCGGCTGGCACGACCTGCGGCACACCTACGGGAGTCACCTCGCGATGCGTGGCGTGCCGCTCAAGGCGATCCAGGAGCTGATGGGGCACGCGACCATCGAGATGACAGAGCGCTATGCCCACCTGTCACCCGAGGTACGGGCGAGCGCCGTGCAGCAGCTCGATCTCCCTGTGCCCCAGCTCCAAGCCGCTCCGGCCAGAAGCGCCGAAGGGGCACACTGA